The Nycticebus coucang isolate mNycCou1 chromosome 8, mNycCou1.pri, whole genome shotgun sequence genome has a window encoding:
- the GPR160 gene encoding probable G-protein coupled receptor 160 has translation MTALSSDNCSLTYQLRQTHQPLDINCLLFLIILGKIILNILTLGLRRKNTCQSFMEYFCISLAFVDLLLLVNISVISYFRDFVLLGIRFTRYHICLFTQIISFTYGFLHFPVILIACVDYYLNFSKPIKLSFKCQTLFYFLTIVLLWISVLGYVLRDPGVSRSLEVQSAHSRPCPFYVSNQSYWLAWSMLGVLFVALITSWSEVITLVRAIRITSYMSETILYFPFSSHSRYTVSSKKILLSKLLICFLGTWSPFVLLQVIILSLKVQIPAYVEMNIPWLYFVNSFLIATVYWFNCHKFNLIHVTLPVDPFVSWKCCFIPLIIPNLGQMEQPISIII, from the coding sequence ATGACTGCTCTTTCTTCTGACAACTGCTCTTTGACATACCAGTTACGTCAAACACACCAGCCCCTCGACATTAACTGTCTGCTCTTCTTGATCATACTTGGGAAAATAATACTGAACATCCTCACGCTAGGACTGAGAAGAAAAAACACCTGTCAAAgttttatggaatatttttgcatttcacTGGCATTTGTCGATCTTTTACTTTTAGTAAACATTTCCGTTATATCCTATTTCAGGGACTTTGTACTTTTAGGCATTAGGTTCACTAGATACCACATCTGCCTGTTTACtcaaattatttcctttacttATGGCTTTTTGCATTTCCCAGTTATCCTGATAGCTTGTGTGGATTATTACCTGAATTTCTCTAAACCCATCAAGCTTTCATTTAAGTGTCAAacactattttatttccttacGATAGTTTTACTTTGGATTTCAGTCCTGGGTTACGTTTTGAGAGACCCGGGTGTCTCCCGGAGTCTCGAGGTGCAGAGTGCTCACTCCCGTCCCTGTCCTTTCTACGTCAGCAATCAGAGTTACTGGCTGGCCTGGTCCATGCTGGGGGTTTTATTTGTGGCTCTGATAACCTCCTGGTCAGAAGTTATCACCCTGGTACGGGCTATCAGGATAACGTCCTATATGAGTGAGACGATCTTGTATTTTCCTTTCTCGTCCCACTCTCGTTACACAGTGAGCTCTAAAAAAATTCTCCTGTCTAAGCTCCTTATCTGTTTCCTTGGTACCTGGTCCCCATTTGTCCTGCTTCAGGTGATCATTCTTTCACTCAAAGTGCAGATTCCAGCATATGTTGAGATGAACATTCCCTGGTTGTACTTTGTCAACAGCTTCCTCATTGCCACAGTTTATTGGTTTAATTGTCACAAGTTTAATTTAATACACGTCACATTACCTGTGGATCCCTTCGTCAGCTGGAAGTGCTGCTTCATTCCACTGATAATCCCTAATTTGGGGCAAATGGAACAGCCCATctcaataataatttaa